The following proteins come from a genomic window of Coffea arabica cultivar ET-39 chromosome 11c, Coffea Arabica ET-39 HiFi, whole genome shotgun sequence:
- the LOC113716185 gene encoding kirola-like, translating into MSLRGKLVFEQEISSPGILFFEIYGSKKQYLPSICPDKLPSIELLEGNWGEVGCKLLVNYLIDGKLIPVKETIETVDEDNRSMTYRILEGDLLKDYKSLLITFQATSKGAKNFLNWTYEYEKQNLDVPAPDHMFDFASEVSNIIDAYFLKNQDHFQAS; encoded by the exons ATGAGTCTTAGGGGCAAGCTAGTGTTCGAGCAGGAGATCTCATCTCCTGGAATACTTTTCTTCGAAATTTATGGCAGCAAGAAACAATATCTGCCAAGCATCTGCCCTGACAAACTTCCTAGCATCGAATTACTTGAAGGAAACTGGGGAGAAGTAGGATGCAAACTTTTGGTAAATTACTTGATTG ATGGCAAACTAATTCCGGTAAAGGAGACCATTGAAACTGTTGATGAAGATAACAGGTCAATGACTTACAGAATTCTTGAGGGTGATCTTCTGAAGGATTATAAGAGCTTGCTAATAACTTTCCAAGCAACTTCAAAAGGTGCAAAGAATTTTCTTAATTGGACATACGAGTATGAGAAGCAGAATTTAGATGTCCCTGCTCCTGATCACATGTTTGACTTTGCAAGTGAAGTTAGTAACATAATTGATGCTTACTTCCTCAAGAACCAAGATCATTTTCAAGCTTCATAA